Proteins from a single region of Colias croceus chromosome Z, ilColCroc2.1:
- the LOC123705344 gene encoding uncharacterized protein LOC123705344: MAESTECNVDLPSNENYELNNMFAIEDLHQSNDERNAVLLQPTKRGRESDDEQEEEWTQVSRKIKKKALEDIQISVTCKDKFPKQYALANMFKDNCINGILRIKYTNPYKIIITFSTETCAEKFLSCEAFVEMGWSSSKVWEVGFSYGVVKDIDADLPDEDLLKSIDSPVKIANIKRLNRRSGDEWIPSECVRIGFEGPTLPPYIYIYELRVKVDTYIFPVTQCTRCWRFGHTKKFCPANRIICPKCADQHENCDSTSFKCSNCRGSHMALSRICPTYAREKRVRELMSEFNVTYRKALTMYVPPTPVHRVDYKKVDDTHKDKPDNSDKINLKNYEYVASSANNSNKSYAESLKTPKHNINRKKEKLSYKNIDIMDVLVREPEADFMTKFLSSGN, encoded by the coding sequence ATGGCGGAGAGCACAGAATGCAATGTTGACCTACCTAGTAATGAGAATTATGAGTTGAATAATATGTTTGCTATTGAGGACTTACACCAATCGAACGACGAGAGGAATGCGGTTTTATTACAACCAACAAAGCGTGGAAGAGAATCAGACGATGAACAAGAGGAAGAATGGACCCAAGTTTcgagaaaaattaaaaaaaaagcattAGAGGACATACAAATAAGCGTTACGTGCAAGGATAAATTTCCGAAGCAGTATGCATTAGCGAATATGTTTAAAGATAACTGCATTAATggtattttaagaataaagtaTACGAACccgtacaaaattattattactttttctaCGGAGACTTGTGCCGAAAAATTTTTGAGTTGCGAAGCATTTGTTGAGATGGGATGGAGCTCGTCGAAAGTGTGGGAAGTTGGGTTTTCGTATGGAGTTGTAAAGGACATTGACGCTGATCTACCAGACGAAGACCTACTGAAATCAATAGATAGCCCGGTTAAAATAGCCAATATCAAGCGTTTAAACCGGAGGTCTGGTGATGAATGGATCCCCAGCGAATGCGTTAGAATTGGGTTTGAGGGTCCTACGCTTCCaccttatatttatatatacgaGCTGAGAGTAAAAGTGGATACGTATATATTTCCTGTGACTCAGTGTACGCGTTGTTGGAGGTTCGGACATACAAAAAAGTTTTGTCCTGCAAATAGAATAATATGCCCAAAGTGTGCAGATCAACATGAAAATTGTGATAGTACAAGCTTCAAGTGTTCTAATTGCAGGGGAAGTCATATGGCGTTATCTAGAATATGTCCTACCTACGCGAGAGAAAAGCGGGTGAGAGAATTAATGTCTGAATTTAACGTCACTTATAGAAAGGCTTTAACTATGTATGTCCCTCCTACGCCTGTACATAGAgtagattataaaaaagttgaCGACACGCATAAAGACAAACCGGATAATTCGGATAAAATTAATCTGAAAAATTACGAGTATGTGGCGTCGTCCGctaataattcaaataaaagttatGCGGAATCTCTTAAAACACCGaagcataatattaataggaaAAAGGAAAAGTTATCTTACAAGAATATTGATATTATGGATGTACTGGTCCGGGAGCCAGAAGCAGATTTTATGACCAAGTTCCTCTCAAgcggtaattag